One segment of Panulirus ornatus isolate Po-2019 chromosome 2, ASM3632096v1, whole genome shotgun sequence DNA contains the following:
- the Pof gene encoding nucleolin codes for MGKSEHRGGGDGKEEENLGDLPFNGKKNATSKKKPRKRRRPIDWGTEKVDLTGRLLEENEGRVVSRALRTLYVRFPSTMKIYKDTDVMDIVKNTIGVRLPRTGFGKPCTYCYVEFESEEETEKMKEEISKVEVDGVPIYVDYVGKKSKSFTERDSEPVNPYKLYVGSVPRDTTRNDLKNVFHTSIRIDFPRDHRNNAQKRIAFITYKTAEEALRVFKTSENLKINGKEVTVMYARAKNKRYKNQEYDDPPCKKAKVNTEEEADISEES; via the exons ATGGGAAAATCtgaacacagaggaggaggagatggcaaGGAGGAAGAGAACTTGGGAGACCTCCCATTTAATGGCAAAAAGAATGCTACCTCTAAAAAGAAACCAAGAAAACGAAGAAGGCCAATAGACTGGGGCACAGAAAAG GTAGACCTCACTGGTAGATTGCTGGAAGAGAATGAAGGGCGGGTAGTCAGTAGGGCCCTCAGAACTCTCTATGTCCGCTTTCCATCAACCATGAAAATCTACAAGGACACTGATGTAATGGATATTGTCAAGAATACAATAGGTGTGCGCTTGCCTCGAACTGGATTTGGGAAACCTTGCAC GTACTGTTATGTTGAATTTGAATCGGAAGAGGAGACtgagaagatgaaagaagagatttccaaagtggaggtggatggtgtgccAATCTATGTTGATTATGTTGGAAAGAAGTCCAAGAGTTTTACAGAAAGGGATTCTGAACCTGTAAATCCATACAA ATTGTATGTTGGAAGTGTGCCTAGAGATACCACCCGTAATGATCTGAAGAATGTCTTCCATACTTCAATACGCATTGACTTTCCCAGAGATCATAGAAATAATGCACAAAAGAG AATTGCCTTCATCACCTATAAAACTGCAGAAGAAGCTTTAAGAGTATTTAAAACTTCGGAAAACCTAAAGATTAATGGGAAGGAAGTAACTGTTATGTATGCTAGAGCAAAGAATAAAAGATATAAGAATCAGGAATATGATGATCCTCCATGCAAAAAAGCTAAG GTTAacacagaagaagaagcagaCATCTCTGAAGAATCTTGA